In Etheostoma spectabile isolate EspeVRDwgs_2016 chromosome 20, UIUC_Espe_1.0, whole genome shotgun sequence, the following are encoded in one genomic region:
- the myct1b gene encoding myc target protein 1 homolog, producing MAHNETHPLLEILKSFNLGDMILAFCLSMLVGLLLGALVYVLLTWASRRQATARITRRSKKRSGTSHTPMSNQLGLYRSTFLSVYRQPSLEPVGPLGSKPGVETSTFRPVPKRSRAGLEMGEDTLVIMPEDTPASNSSDAASLVPNKRHSFWLGNNGLKGFLPSQTPPPAYDSVIHAFEETCT from the exons ATGGCACATAATGAAACACATCCCCTTTTGGAGATACTAAAGTCATTTAATCTTG gCGATATGATTTTAGCCTTCTGTTTATCTATGCTTGTGGGCCTGCTGCTGGGTGCTCTGGTGTACGTTCTGTTGACCTGGGCATCCAGGCGCCAGGCCACCGCCAGGATCACCAGGCGCTCCAAAAAGAGGTCCGGCACTTCACATACACCCATGAGCAACCAGCTGGGCCTTTACAGAAGTACTTTTCTGAGCGTATACCGACAGCCCTCTCTGGAGCCAGTGGGCCCTCTGGGGAGTAAGCCCGGCGTAGAGACCTCAACCTTCCGCCCAGTGCCCAAGAGAAGCAGGGCTGGTCTGGAGATGGGAGAGGACACTCTGGTCATCATGCCTGAGGACACACCAGCATCCAACTCATCGGATGCAGCATCCCTCGTGCCGAACAAGAGACATTCATTCTGGTTGGGCAACAATGGACTTAAAGGCTTCCTGCCCTCACAGACCCCCCCACCTGCATATGACAGTGTCATCCATGCCTTTGAGGAGACGTGCACTTGA